TAGAATTAGCGAATTTACGATGTTGTGAATAGTAACTTTTTTGGGATTGGTTGATACTTTCCAAGTATTGATATTCGTTATAAGTGGATAATTGCTTTGTGTTAGCACCACATCTTAATACATTATTTTTATAAGTTGGATTAGCTGCTTGCTGATTACCGGGAGATATGGTTTGACAAAAAATAGAGACTGTTTTAGCTTTACCTTGATTAGAATTGGGAACTAAAAATACTCCTCCGACATAACTAGGATATTTAGGGTGACGGGATTTTGCATAATGAAAAGCAGCATTAGCACTACTATTAACTGAGTATTGATAAAATTCAGTTTGAGCTTTGATTTTAAAACCTAAAGCTGGCAGCGAATTGGTAAAAGAGCCTTTTTGAGCATAATGTTTTTCCTGTGCTTCAGTCAGCCCTTCAGCATAATCAGATGCTAAAATTAAGCTTTGCAGATCGGTAATTGGAATAGTATCTTCACCGCAGGTTATCACATCATCTCGTAAAATCGGTTCGGCAGGTTTAGTAGTGGTAGGTGATTTTGTTTCACAAATAATAGCGACTGTAGTTTTTTCTTCTGAAAGGCTTATATCAGATATCTCAAAAACACCACCTACATAACTTTTTTTCGTCTGGTTGGGAGCATCTTCTCTAAGAATACCGTAGTTAAATACAGCTTTTTTGTTACCGCTTATAGAATAAGTATAGTTGGTGGTTTGAGTTCTAATGCCAATACCCAAGCTATTCCAGCTTTCAGGATCGCTTTTGGTTACAAATTTCCCATTTTCTACATAATATGCCTGCTGCCCTCTGTTCATTGAGCCAACATATTGTTTTGCTTCTGCTTGTACTGCTTTATTTCCAGGATGTAGAAAATTAGGTAAAACGCTCGCGATCGCAACTAAACCTCCCAAAATAAAAATGACAATCAGAATCTCGAAAAAAGTAAATCCTTGACTGTTATTTTTCTTGACGACATATTGCAGAAATTTAACGCGCAGTTCGGTACTCATTGTCTTGTGGAAGTAAAGCGAGAGGTTAAACTTGTCTTCTCGTTTATATTCTCTATTAAATCAGAACACTGTTCGAGATCTGCACTGACTTCTTTGAGTACTCATCGACTTCTTATTGATTTTCCTAATTAACGCAAGTTACGTTTTTACAATCGATTTTCCTGGCATAGTTTGTAGTGAGGACTTTAGTCCTCAATCTAAGGAATAAATTCCTCACTACGAACAAGCTTTACTATGAGTAATATCGAATAGAAAAAATAATGCTACAGATCTCTCTCCCCATCCCCCCATCTCCCCACCTCCCCATCATTTATCTGTAGCAAACATTTGAGTATTCGATATAAGCTACCGCACATGATATATAGCGATCCTATTTAAGTAATCAACCCCACCCTAGCCCTGCCCTTACCAAGGGCAGGGCTAGGGTGGGGTTTAATTGTTCGCAATTCATTTACGATCGCTATAACGCCTAACTACCCGCAGATTGCACAAATCCAATAAAAATACTACTTAATAAAATTCCTCCTATTAATATCGCTATCAACATAAGAGTTTTAAAATGGGTTTTATTTTCTTTTTTCTGAAGCAGATATCGCAACCACCTATCTTTATATCTTTTTCTCATAAAACTCACCTAAACGAAGAGTGCCAAATCCAGAATTCAGAAGTTAGCCTAATTCTTAATTCTGAATTTTGGCTCGGAGAATTCTCCTACCTAAACCACTTGTTTTTCTTGAAAACTAATTAACTCAGCGGGAGCAACTGCACCGTGTTCCGTGATAATGGCAGTAATCAATTCAGCAGGGGTCACGTCGAAAGCAGGATTGTAAAATTCTACTCCCTCTGCTGTTAACTTGGTATTTCCTACTTGGTAAATTTCCACCGGATCGCGTTCTTCAATGGGAATTAAACTACCATTAGAAATAGAAAAATCAATTGTCGAAAGAGGTGCTGCCACAAAGAAAGGAACTTTATGTGCTTTAGCCACAATTGCTAAACTGTAAGTACCAATTTTATTGGCAGTATCTCCATTAGCAGCAATGCGATCTGCACCAACTACAACCGCATGAATTAAGCCTTGTTTCATGCAGTGCGCTGCCATATTATCGGTAATTAAAGTAACGGGAATCCCTTCTTGCACGCATTCCCAAGCTGTTAGTTTTGCACCTTGCAAACGAGGACGAGTTTCATCAGCAAAAACTCTACCCAAACGTTCGGCTTTCCAAGCGGAACGCACTACCCCTAATGCCGTACCGTAGCCAGCAGTTGCCAAAGCACCAGCATTGCAATGAGTCAAAATAGTTAATTTTTCTGGTTTAGCGGGTAAAACTGCCAAACCTTTGTCACCGATTGACTGACAAGTTTGGATATCTTCTTCATTGATAGTTTGCGCTGTTTTTAATAATACTGTTTTCAAATATTCTACTGGCCCTAAAGTTTGGCGAGCCGTATTTAACATTCTCTGAATAGCCCAAAATAAATTTACGGCTGTTGGACGAGTTTGCCGCAATATTTCGGCAAGTTCTGCTAGTTTGTGGAGAAATTCATCGCGGTTTTCCGTTTCAATATCTCTTGCGCCCAGATACATTCCATAGGCTGCTGCTACGCCGATCGCAGGTGCGCCCCGCACGATCATGGTTTTAATCGCGCGTGCCATATCTTCGCAACGAGTAATTTCGACAAAAGTGTATTCAGTTGGTAGACGATTTTGGTCGATCAGTAAAACGCGATCGTTTTGCCAAATCACTGGGAACACTTGAGAGGTAACGGGGTTCATAAATGGATTATAGATTTTTGAGTTTTGCAAACGAATCTTCAGCAGTAGTGATATCTAGTTTATTGCCAATGGAGCATCGAACATAAATTATGTAACTTCTCTTCTTTTTTACCGTGCCTGTCTGCTTGCCACCTCTTGGCGAAGATCGGCATCATAGCAAAGGCGATCGATATTCAGGCAGCTAGTTTATTCTAATTAGAGTTTAGCGTTACCATGGTAGCAAGCATTACTGCGGCGGCATCCTAAAAAATTTTCAGTTAAATTGAGGTTTTGAAATGATCCAAGTAACGAAAACTTTGAGTTTTGGCGAACCCGCACCTCTTTTTTACTTGCCAGATCAACAAGAAAACCCTGTAATTTTAGCCGATAAAGCCGGAAAACCAACAATTATCTTCTTTTATGCCAAAGATGAAATTCCCGAATGCAGAAATATCGCCGATTGGTTTCGAGACCAAATGCCAACTTGGACGGAACTAGACATTCAAATATGCGGCATTAGTTTAGATCCCTCTCAATCTCGCCAACAGTTTGCCGCAGAAAATAACATCTCATTTCCGCTTCTTTCAGATGTAAATGGATATGTAAGCAGGCAATATGGCGTACTTTTTGAAACCCCTATTAACAACCAACCAATCTTAACTTATACTCGCACAGCCATATTACTAGATATTAACCTCCGCATCCTCAGAATCTATGCTCTTAGTAATTGGGAAGTGGCGACTGGGGAAATTTTAACAGATGTCAAATCTCTCTTGCCAAGAGAAGAACCCCGTCACATCACCATGCAAGCGCCTGTTCTCATAATTCCTAACGTACTTGAAAAAGAATTTTGTCGCGAACTGATTCATGTTTGGGCAACCCAAGGTAATGGGGAATCAGGTTCTATGCGGCAGGATGGAAATAAGACCTTAGGAATTATTGACTACAGTCACAAAATTAGGCGAGATCACTTTGTCAGTGATGAAAAACTCATGATGCGCCTCGATCGCATTATGCAAAGACGAATATTTCCCCAAATCAAAAAAGCATTTCAATTTGACGCAACGCGCCGCGAAGATTATCGCATCGGTTGTTACGACGCTAGCAGAGGTGGTTTTTTCCGCGCCCATCGGGATAATACCACAGGCGGGACTGCACATCGTCGTTTCGCCATGACTCTCAATCTCAATTCCGATGAATATGAAGGAGGATATCTAAGGTTTCCAGAACATGGGCCTCATCTTTATAAGCCTGATACTGGTAGCGCCGTCATCTTCTCTTGTTCCCTTCTTCACGAAGCTACTGATGTGACATCTGGTTGTCGTTACGTACTTCTTTCATTTATTTATGGGGAACAAGATGCTGCCCATCAAGAAGCATATGAAAATAAAGTCAAAAATGATTATGAGAATGCGATCGAATATAGATAATTAACCTTGTAATATCTGTAGGTTGGGTTTAGGTAACAAAACCCAACACTCGCTTAAAGTTGGAGTTGGGTTTCACTCCGTTCAACCCAACCTACGGGAAAAAATGTATTATAAGTATTCAACCGGAAATGATATTACTCCCCTGGAAAAAACTTCAAATCTAATACCTGTTCTACAGTATAAGGACACTCTACGGGAAAATCTTGATAGTCCAAAGAGGTTTCCCGCACAGCCAAAGCTAGTCCGTACTGGTAACCTTTCTCCAATGCTTCAGGTAAATAAGACTTCAAACTAGGACTTTCTTGAAGCAAATCAGAAATTTGGTAGCGCTGTTCTCGAATTGTGGCAAGCCAACTTTTGGAACGCAAGCTTGACTGAAATTCCCATTTGAGTAAATGTCCTAGCAAAATTCCCAAACGATTTCTCAACTCTTGCCGTTGTTGTTTGCCCAAAGATTCTATTTCCTCAACTAAGTTTAGGATATCTAAGAAGTTCCATTGATGATCTCGCAGAAATTTTGCTTGTGCTTGCGTCCAGGCATAAAAGTCTGTTTCATACAGTTGGGAAGCTTGAAAAATTTCTATTTCTGTTGGATTCATAAGCTAATTCTCCAATGTAAATTTTCAAACCATATTAATCCACAGACTTTAGCTCTATATTAAAACGTCTAACCGCAGATCGACACAGATCGCTCTTTGATTCATCTGCGTTCATCTGCGGTTAAAAAATTGGCCGACTAACTAACAACAGAAACAGATACTTGCTGATTAAAGAAAGCATTCCGCACTCGTTCTGCCATCTGTGCTGGCGTCAAACCAAGTTCTGCAAAAGATTCTTTCGGTTCGGCATGATCGACTAAAATATCGGGTACGCCAATCCGTTTGACTGGAACTATCACATCATTTTCCATCAAACTTTCCATGACTGCTGAACCAAAGCCGCCCATAATGCAGCCTTCTTCTAAAGTAACGACGCGACCGATTTGTTTAGCCAAAGGTACGATTAATTCAGTATCCAAAGGTTTAACAAAACGGGCATTAATTACAGTTGCTTCGATGCCGTGTTCGGAGAGAATTTCGGCGGTTTGCATGGCTGGATAAACCATCGAACCGTAGCCTAGTAAAAGCACGTCATCGCCGGAACGAAGAATTTCTGCTTTACCGATTGGTAGCGCTTCCCAACCTTCTTCCATCAGGGGTACGCCGTAACCGTTACCGCGAGGATAGCGCATGGCGATCGCACCATCAGTATACTCAATCCCCGTCACCAACATTTGTTGCAATTCCGCTTCATCCTTCGGTGCCATCAACACCATATTAGGAATGCAACGCAAGTAAGAAATATCGTACATTCCTTGGTGAGTCGGGCCATCCGCACCCACGATACCCGCTCTATCCATACAGAAGAAGACAGGCAATTTTTGAATGCAAACATCGTGAATGATTTGGTCGAAGGCGCGTTGCAGGAAAGTGGAATAAATGGCAACTACCGGACGCATTCCCTCACAAGCTAATCCGGCGGCTAAAGTAACCGCGTGTTGTTCGGCAATGCCTACATCAATGTATTGTTTGGGTAATTTGGCTTGCAATTTATCCAAACCAGTACCCGTAGCCATTGCCGCCGTAATACCGACAATTTTGGGATTATTTTCCGCTAATTTGACTAAAGTATGGGCAAAAACTTTTGAGTAAGCGGGGGGTTTTGGTTTATTGGAGGGAATTGGTTTACCAGTTGCCAAATTAAACGGACTTTGGGCATGGTAGCCAACTTGGTCTTGTTCTGCCAGTTCGTATCCCTTACCTTTGACGGTGGCGACGTGAACTAAAACTGGCCCATGAATTTGGTGTGCTTGTTGGAAAGTGGCAATCAGTTCTTCTAAATTATGACCGTCCACTGGCCCCATGTAAGTGAAGCCTAATTCTTCAAACACTGCACCGACTTTGGGAACTGCTAAGCGCTTCATCCCTTCTTTAATGCGTGCTAATTCGGGGGTGAACGAATCGCCAACGAAGGGGAGGTGCTTGAATTGTTCTTCTAAGTTATCGGTGATGAACTGCATCGGCGGACTGAGGCGCATTTTGTTCAGGTAGCGGGGAATCGCGCCGACGTTGGGGGAAATGGACATTTCGTTGTCGTTGAGGACTACCAGCAGGTTGGTTTTGGGCAGATGTCCGGCGTGGTTGATGGCTTCTAATGCCATCCCGCCCGTCATCGCACCATCACCGATGACCGCTACTACTTTAAAGTTGTCGCCGTTGAGGTCTCGCGCTAAGGCCATACCCAAGGCGGCGGAGATGCTGGTAGAAGCGTGTCCTGCACCGAAATGGTCGAATTTGCTTTCACAACGCTTGAGGTAGCCAGCAACGCCTTCTTTTTGCCGCAAGGTGTGGAAGCGGTGGTAGCGACCCGTGATCAATTTGTGGGGATAGGCTTGGTGTCCTACGTCCCAGATTACTTTATCGCGATCGAGATCTAGGGTTTGATATAACCCTAGCGTCAGTTCCACTACTCCCAAACCAGGGCCAAGGTGTCCGCCACTGGTTGCTACGGTTTGCAGATGCTTGTCCCGGATTTGACGGGCAATTTGCTTGAGTTGATGGGTAGAAAGACCGTGCAACTGGTTGGGATGGGTGACTTCACTCAGGTGCATACTTTATTGTTCTCTTTTTGAGGAATATTTAGATTTTATTTACTTGTTTCACTTTAAAGGATTTAATCTTTACTTTTGCTGATTGAGCAATCAGGGAAAGAATAAAATATTTTATTTATCTTAATATTGACTAATTTGTTAATTTGTGATATTGAGAGCGTGGATGCGATCGGCCCCGCCAAGTTAAATTGTGATTACAATCAATTCTTTACTGAACTGGTTTTGGTATATTTCTGAACAGCCAAAGAAGTAGCCAGGGATAATGCTGCTATGACTCAACAAATTCAACGTTCGGCTGAATTTGCGAACGACCCTTGCACAGAAAAAACTTCATCGCCACAATTTCCGCGATCGATCTTATCAGTAAGTCAAGAGGAATTTTACGGCCAAGACTCCGCACACCAGCCACTCAAACTAACTATAAAAGAAGGATTAACAGAACGGGAAGTAGAATTACCACTTGATTTGCAAGGTCATGTATTTATTGTTGGCCCAGCCGGGTCGGTAGATTCAGAAAAATGTCCAAA
The genomic region above belongs to Leptolyngbyaceae cyanobacterium and contains:
- the mtnA gene encoding S-methyl-5-thioribose-1-phosphate isomerase, which codes for MNPVTSQVFPVIWQNDRVLLIDQNRLPTEYTFVEITRCEDMARAIKTMIVRGAPAIGVAAAYGMYLGARDIETENRDEFLHKLAELAEILRQTRPTAVNLFWAIQRMLNTARQTLGPVEYLKTVLLKTAQTINEEDIQTCQSIGDKGLAVLPAKPEKLTILTHCNAGALATAGYGTALGVVRSAWKAERLGRVFADETRPRLQGAKLTAWECVQEGIPVTLITDNMAAHCMKQGLIHAVVVGADRIAANGDTANKIGTYSLAIVAKAHKVPFFVAAPLSTIDFSISNGSLIPIEERDPVEIYQVGNTKLTAEGVEFYNPAFDVTPAELITAIITEHGAVAPAELISFQEKQVV
- a CDS encoding type IV pilin-like G/H family protein, coding for MSTELRVKFLQYVVKKNNSQGFTFFEILIVIFILGGLVAIASVLPNFLHPGNKAVQAEAKQYVGSMNRGQQAYYVENGKFVTKSDPESWNSLGIGIRTQTTNYTYSISGNKKAVFNYGILREDAPNQTKKSYVGGVFEISDISLSEEKTTVAIICETKSPTTTKPAEPILRDDVITCGEDTIPITDLQSLILASDYAEGLTEAQEKHYAQKGSFTNSLPALGFKIKAQTEFYQYSVNSSANAAFHYAKSRHPKYPSYVGGVFLVPNSNQGKAKTVSIFCQTISPGNQQAANPTYKNNVLRCGANTKQLSTYNEYQYLESINQSQKSYYSQHRKFANSIQQLGSGVIETNLYKYSLVTTPTATFSYAIAKVNSSTNTNYVGGVFVVPGTAKNQTKTVAIVCRDYYSSEKLPASPIYKNGILACGDRTTEVSRNSP
- a CDS encoding redoxin domain-containing protein — its product is MIQVTKTLSFGEPAPLFYLPDQQENPVILADKAGKPTIIFFYAKDEIPECRNIADWFRDQMPTWTELDIQICGISLDPSQSRQQFAAENNISFPLLSDVNGYVSRQYGVLFETPINNQPILTYTRTAILLDINLRILRIYALSNWEVATGEILTDVKSLLPREEPRHITMQAPVLIIPNVLEKEFCRELIHVWATQGNGESGSMRQDGNKTLGIIDYSHKIRRDHFVSDEKLMMRLDRIMQRRIFPQIKKAFQFDATRREDYRIGCYDASRGGFFRAHRDNTTGGTAHRRFAMTLNLNSDEYEGGYLRFPEHGPHLYKPDTGSAVIFSCSLLHEATDVTSGCRYVLLSFIYGEQDAAHQEAYENKVKNDYENAIEYR
- a CDS encoding DUF29 domain-containing protein; translated protein: MNPTEIEIFQASQLYETDFYAWTQAQAKFLRDHQWNFLDILNLVEEIESLGKQQRQELRNRLGILLGHLLKWEFQSSLRSKSWLATIREQRYQISDLLQESPSLKSYLPEALEKGYQYGLALAVRETSLDYQDFPVECPYTVEQVLDLKFFPGE
- the dxs gene encoding 1-deoxy-D-xylulose-5-phosphate synthase translates to MHLSEVTHPNQLHGLSTHQLKQIARQIRDKHLQTVATSGGHLGPGLGVVELTLGLYQTLDLDRDKVIWDVGHQAYPHKLITGRYHRFHTLRQKEGVAGYLKRCESKFDHFGAGHASTSISAALGMALARDLNGDNFKVVAVIGDGAMTGGMALEAINHAGHLPKTNLLVVLNDNEMSISPNVGAIPRYLNKMRLSPPMQFITDNLEEQFKHLPFVGDSFTPELARIKEGMKRLAVPKVGAVFEELGFTYMGPVDGHNLEELIATFQQAHQIHGPVLVHVATVKGKGYELAEQDQVGYHAQSPFNLATGKPIPSNKPKPPAYSKVFAHTLVKLAENNPKIVGITAAMATGTGLDKLQAKLPKQYIDVGIAEQHAVTLAAGLACEGMRPVVAIYSTFLQRAFDQIIHDVCIQKLPVFFCMDRAGIVGADGPTHQGMYDISYLRCIPNMVLMAPKDEAELQQMLVTGIEYTDGAIAMRYPRGNGYGVPLMEEGWEALPIGKAEILRSGDDVLLLGYGSMVYPAMQTAEILSEHGIEATVINARFVKPLDTELIVPLAKQIGRVVTLEEGCIMGGFGSAVMESLMENDVIVPVKRIGVPDILVDHAEPKESFAELGLTPAQMAERVRNAFFNQQVSVSVVS